The Thermoanaerobaculia bacterium genome includes a region encoding these proteins:
- a CDS encoding nuclear transport factor 2 family protein yields MSHSSLVRLVALLALVGALVALGLWWTSDRRRIVAQFEALQEELGKSGEEGTFDRLGHARGVSEIFADGFVILAEPYEGTIADRQQLMAIVDRYRASAERITVSDSEVEVELRPNATAEMTAVVEVIGLRPGGPGRERLRIRVAWREDDGVWRIQELEVLEVLDSSGLFF; encoded by the coding sequence ATGAGCCACAGCAGCCTCGTCCGCCTGGTCGCCCTGCTGGCCCTGGTCGGTGCTCTCGTGGCGCTCGGTCTCTGGTGGACCAGCGATCGGCGGCGGATCGTGGCGCAGTTCGAGGCGCTGCAAGAGGAGCTCGGCAAGAGCGGGGAAGAGGGGACGTTCGATCGCCTCGGCCACGCCCGGGGCGTCTCGGAGATCTTCGCCGACGGCTTCGTGATCCTCGCAGAGCCTTACGAAGGCACGATCGCCGACCGCCAGCAGCTCATGGCGATCGTCGATCGCTATCGCGCCAGCGCCGAGCGCATCACGGTCTCGGACTCGGAGGTCGAGGTTGAGCTGCGGCCGAACGCCACCGCCGAGATGACCGCCGTGGTCGAGGTGATCGGGCTGCGGCCCGGCGGTCCCGGACGCGAACGCCTGCGGATCCGCGTCGCTTGGCGGGAGGACGACGGTGTCTGGCGGATCCAGGAGCTCGAGGTGCTCGAAGTCCTCGACAGCTCCGGCCTGTTCTTCTGA
- a CDS encoding OsmC family protein: protein MAIRKANAVWNGGLQDGKGTVKLGSGAFEGQYSFSSRFEEGVGTNPEELLGAAHAGCFSMALAAGLGRAGFAPKRVASEARVQMLKNDAGLAITRIELDCEAEVPGIDAATFAAQAEGAKANCIISKALSSNIEIVLQAKLV from the coding sequence ATGGCTATTCGCAAGGCGAACGCCGTCTGGAACGGCGGACTGCAGGATGGGAAGGGCACAGTGAAGCTGGGCAGCGGGGCGTTCGAGGGGCAGTACTCCTTCTCGTCGCGCTTCGAAGAGGGTGTCGGGACGAATCCCGAGGAGCTCCTCGGCGCCGCCCACGCCGGCTGCTTCTCGATGGCGCTCGCCGCCGGCCTCGGCCGCGCCGGCTTCGCGCCCAAGCGCGTCGCGAGCGAAGCGCGGGTGCAGATGCTCAAGAACGACGCCGGACTCGCCATCACCCGGATCGAGCTCGACTGCGAAGCCGAAGTGCCCGGCATCGACGCCGCCACCTTCGCCGCGCAGGCCGAGGGCGCCAAGGCCAACTGCATCATCTCGAAGGCGCTGTCTTCCAATATCGAGATCGTTCTCCAGGCGAAGCTCGTTTGA
- a CDS encoding DUF456 family protein, whose protein sequence is MELLWLLCFVLVVVGFAGAVLPAIPGPPLVFFGLVAGAAADGFDRVGWVTLTVLFLLTCLTFGVDIAATALGAQRAGASKLAVVGALLGSLVGLAFGLPGLLVGPFVGALAGEWYARRDLLQAGKVGFATWLGMFLAAVAKLAILLAMVGLFALAWWL, encoded by the coding sequence ATGGAGCTCCTCTGGCTGCTCTGCTTCGTTCTCGTGGTCGTCGGCTTTGCCGGCGCGGTGCTGCCGGCAATCCCGGGGCCGCCGCTGGTCTTCTTCGGCCTCGTCGCCGGCGCCGCTGCGGACGGCTTCGACCGTGTGGGCTGGGTCACCCTGACGGTCCTCTTCCTCCTCACCTGCCTGACCTTCGGTGTCGACATCGCCGCCACCGCGCTCGGCGCTCAGCGCGCCGGTGCCAGCAAGCTCGCGGTCGTCGGGGCGCTGCTCGGCTCGCTCGTCGGCCTCGCCTTCGGGCTGCCGGGCCTGCTCGTCGGACCCTTCGTGGGAGCCCTCGCCGGAGAGTGGTACGCGCGGCGGGACCTGCTGCAGGCGGGCAAGGTGGGTTTCGCGACCTGGCTCGGGATGTTCCTCGCGGCGGTCGCCAAGCTCGCGATCCTGCTCGCGATGGTCGGCCTCTTCGCGCTCGCCTGGTGGCTCTGA